The genomic window CAGATTAGCAACAACTTCCTTTGAAATCGGACTGGCACCCTTTATCGAGACGAAACAACAGCCGCTTTTTCTAGCATTGTTTTCTGCGTTGTTTTTTCTTACTGCATGGTTTTTCTCTAGAAAACCAACGAAAATCTTAAATTACGTAGGGAAATTCTTAAATCCAGTTTTTCTAACATTGCTAGGTATTCTATTGCTGCTGGCATTTATCACGCCTTTAGGTTCTGTTGCTTCAGCACCTGTTGGCGAGGCCTATAGTTTGAATCCTTTCTTCAAAGGATTTACAGAAGGATACAATACCTTAGATGCCTTAGCCTCACTGGCATTTGGTATTATCATCGTAACAACGATACGTGGAATGGGCGTCGAAGAACCCAATGCAATTGCAAAAGATACGATTAAATCAGGGGCTGTCAGTATCGTTTTGATGGGGATTATTTATACGCTGCTAGCTTATATGGGGACAATGAGTATCGGTACTTTCCCATTAAGCGACAATGGTGGGGTTGCATTAGCTCAGATTGCTAATCACTATTTGGGTAATTGGGGGAGCTTGCTTTTAGCCCTGATTATTATTGTAGCTTGTCTAAAAACAGCCATTGGATTGATTACTGCCTTCTCAGAGACTTTTGCTGAACTATTTCCAAAAGCCAGCTATTCTTTCTACGCCATCTTGGCAAGTGTTCTACCTTGTCTCTTTGCTAACGTAGGGTTAACAAATATTATCCAATTTTCGATTCCGGTATTGATGTTTTTGTATCCTTTAGCTATCACACTGATGCTACTAGTCATTTTCGGTCCATTGTTTAAACATCATCCTGGTGTGTACCGCATGACGACCTATGTGACACTTCTAGCCGCATTAATTGATGCGTTGAACAGCTCTCCTGCGTTTATCAAGGATACAGCATTTGCTACTTCAATCATCGAATTTGCGGATGTTTATCTACCATTCTTTTCAATCGGCATGGGCTGGATTATTCCCGCTCTCATCGGTTTTATTTTAGGACTGGTTTGGAGCAAGCTACAACCCAATCAATTTTCTTATAAATAAGATAGAATTCACCAAAGAATTATCTGTTTCTACACAGATAATTCTTTTTATTTATTTATTTTATAGAAAAAAAGCGATATTTATCAATTTTATGTATTATAATGGGCATATTAGGCTATTTACAGTACAATGACCTGTGGGAGGGATATCCGTAAATGATGCTATTTGAAGAGCTAATGATGGATAGCAGCACATTAGCCAAATTCACTATCTATAAAAAAATATATCACTTGAAGCAGACAGCTCTTCCTATTTCTCAGTTAGCAACAACATTTGATTTAAATTATCAGCAAGCGTTGATCGTTTTAGCTGAGATTAATCAGGAAATTATGGACTACTCAAAGCGGCAACCATCTATATTAAAAAAAGCCGGTAAGATCAATACCGCGTCTTTGACAGTCAGTATTGATGAGTATCGGTATTTATTATTAAAAAAATCAATCCCTTTTATGTTTATTCTCTATCTTTTGAATCATGATCAGCCATCGATTGAAGACTTTTGCAGTAGACATTATGTCAGTCAATCAACTGTAGCCAGAAAAATGGGGCCTCTAAAAAAGCATGTAAAACGCTTTAACTTACGCTTCAGCTATCGTGAAGCTAATCTTGTCGGCGATGAAAGAATTGTTCGAGTTGCTTTGTTCAATAGCCTTTGGCTCGGGACAAGAGGGCTTAGTTGGCCGTTCAAAAATGTGCGACGGTCTGAAGCTGTTGATTTAGTCGAAGCTTTTTCTGAATACTTTCCTTCCTCTAAAACTTATTTAGGCGCTCAGGAACTTTCCTATTTCGCTGCCATTTTCTTGTCTCGTATAAGAAAAAAATCCTTTGTTTCCTATGATCCAAACTATGATTTTTTGATGAAGGATAATCCTTATTATGATTTCAAACGTTTAAATAGAGTATTGGGACCGGTTAAGGCTCTCTCAGCAGAGCATCATAAAGCAGAAAGCAGCTTTATTTTCTTCCTAGCACATTATGCACCATTCTATACACTTGAAAGTGATCCGTCTCTACAACAGACGCTTACTGACTTTCTTAAACGAGAGAACAGTATCCAACAGTTCGTTGAGACATTTATCACCTATATGCAAAAGGAAGTTTTCTATAAAGCACCTGCGCTATTAGACCAACCGCTTTTGAGAGGAAACCTGTTCAATGTCTTTTTTGTTTTTCATGTGATTCGACAACCATTCCCAAGTCTTCAGGGACTTGTTGCTTTGCCAGAGAAAAATCAGCAGCAGATGGATCTTTATCTTGAGAAAAAAATACGAAACTTTCTTATCCAATACTGGGACCACCACACTTATCCTTATCTGACACAAGTACAATCAAACTTAATTTTGTCCTTAAAAAATGTCTTGCTTCCCTATCTAGATCAAATCGAGCACACAGATAATCTGAAGGTTGGTATTGCTTTCGAACATGAATTTTTACTCGTCAGAAACCTCTATCAATTTTTGAATCGGCTAGGATTTGTCGAAGCGCATCCATACATAGATGAACACACACACAGTTATGATTTAGTCATCAGTTCATCTTTGCTACCACTAAAAACATATCCAGATCTGCCTCTTTATTTTATGGATTTATCTTATGGAGACGAAGAACTGGCAGCCCTTTATGTTCGACTGAACAAGTTGTTTAAAGAAAAGAACACTGTCCTCGACTAAAGTGCTTGAAAATCTGAAATTTTCGACATGCAAAAACACTCGGTGTACTTTCCTCATTAATTAGAGGCTCGTACACCGAGTGTTTTTATAATCAGAGAGCATGCCACATCAAACAAGCATAACGTTGCTTCAGCCCACTTTTATTTTACATAGACTACTGTTTATTCATAGGTTACTTCAACCAAATAGAGCCCTTCTGGATGAGCTGTTGGTCCAGCCAAATTTCGATCCTTGGCAGCTAAGATAGCGGGAATCGAGGTTTCATCCATTCGACCATTACCAATCTTCAGTAAAGTGCCAACCAATATACGAATCATTTTGTATAAGAAGCCGTCTCCTCTAAACGTAAAGAGCAGCTCATCACCTTGCGCATTGACCTCCAGCTTCGCTTCATGGATAGTACGGACCTTATCCTCCACGCTACTGCCAGAAGCACAGAACGATGTAAAATCATGTGTCCCA from Enterococcus sp. 9E7_DIV0242 includes these protein-coding regions:
- the brnQ gene encoding branched-chain amino acid transport system II carrier protein; its protein translation is MNKKLSWREYLYVGSMLFGLFFGAGNLIFPVHMGQEAGSAIFSANLGFLITGIGLPFLGVIAIGISKSNGVFDLAKRVNRSYAIIFTSLLYLTIGPFFALPRLATTSFEIGLAPFIETKQQPLFLALFSALFFLTAWFFSRKPTKILNYVGKFLNPVFLTLLGILLLLAFITPLGSVASAPVGEAYSLNPFFKGFTEGYNTLDALASLAFGIIIVTTIRGMGVEEPNAIAKDTIKSGAVSIVLMGIIYTLLAYMGTMSIGTFPLSDNGGVALAQIANHYLGNWGSLLLALIIIVACLKTAIGLITAFSETFAELFPKASYSFYAILASVLPCLFANVGLTNIIQFSIPVLMFLYPLAITLMLLVIFGPLFKHHPGVYRMTTYVTLLAALIDALNSSPAFIKDTAFATSIIEFADVYLPFFSIGMGWIIPALIGFILGLVWSKLQPNQFSYK
- a CDS encoding helix-turn-helix domain-containing protein — translated: MMLFEELMMDSSTLAKFTIYKKIYHLKQTALPISQLATTFDLNYQQALIVLAEINQEIMDYSKRQPSILKKAGKINTASLTVSIDEYRYLLLKKSIPFMFILYLLNHDQPSIEDFCSRHYVSQSTVARKMGPLKKHVKRFNLRFSYREANLVGDERIVRVALFNSLWLGTRGLSWPFKNVRRSEAVDLVEAFSEYFPSSKTYLGAQELSYFAAIFLSRIRKKSFVSYDPNYDFLMKDNPYYDFKRLNRVLGPVKALSAEHHKAESSFIFFLAHYAPFYTLESDPSLQQTLTDFLKRENSIQQFVETFITYMQKEVFYKAPALLDQPLLRGNLFNVFFVFHVIRQPFPSLQGLVALPEKNQQQMDLYLEKKIRNFLIQYWDHHTYPYLTQVQSNLILSLKNVLLPYLDQIEHTDNLKVGIAFEHEFLLVRNLYQFLNRLGFVEAHPYIDEHTHSYDLVISSSLLPLKTYPDLPLYFMDLSYGDEELAALYVRLNKLFKEKNTVLD